In Pseudomonas sp. MM213, a genomic segment contains:
- a CDS encoding mechanosensitive ion channel family protein — translation MDIKQLWLNVQDIWGALDQHPLLHSGLGLLLLLVVALTLGRVARYLILHATKMLGRQPALHWVNDFRQNKVFHRLAQMTPSLVIQFGLHLVPELSKTSLIFLGNVALAFTILFLVLAISALLNALLDIYARTEHARTRSIKGYVQLAKMVLYVFGAIIIVATLIDRSPLLLLSGLGAMSAVILLVYKDTLLSFVASVQLTSNDMLRVGDWIEMPQVGADGDVVDITLHTVKVQNFDKTIVSIPTWRLMSESFKNWRGMQQSGGRRIKRSLFIDASGVRFIRDDEEQKLSQVHLLTDYISRKQAELKAWNEAQGNVAAMSANRRRMTNIGTFRAYALAYLKSHPEVQPNMTCMVRQMQTTAQGIPLEIYCFTRTTAWADYERIQGDIFDYLLAVLPEFGLSLYQQPSGGDLRAGLLPAMLGASHIPEPEKHIM, via the coding sequence ATGGATATCAAACAGCTCTGGCTCAACGTCCAAGACATCTGGGGTGCTCTCGATCAGCATCCGCTCCTGCATTCCGGCCTCGGGCTGCTTCTGTTGCTGGTGGTGGCGCTGACCCTCGGACGAGTGGCGCGTTACCTGATCCTGCACGCGACCAAAATGCTCGGCCGCCAACCGGCGTTGCACTGGGTCAACGACTTTCGCCAGAACAAGGTGTTTCATCGCCTGGCGCAGATGACGCCGTCGCTGGTGATCCAGTTCGGCCTGCACCTGGTGCCGGAGTTGAGCAAAACCAGCCTGATTTTCCTCGGCAACGTCGCACTGGCCTTCACCATTCTGTTCCTGGTGCTGGCGATCAGCGCCCTGCTCAATGCGTTACTGGACATCTACGCCCGCACCGAACACGCCCGCACCCGCTCGATCAAAGGCTACGTGCAACTGGCGAAAATGGTGTTGTACGTATTTGGCGCGATCATCATCGTCGCCACGTTGATCGACCGTTCGCCGCTGTTGCTGCTGTCGGGTCTGGGCGCCATGTCGGCGGTGATTCTGTTGGTCTACAAGGACACGTTGTTGTCGTTTGTCGCCAGCGTGCAGTTGACCAGCAACGACATGCTGCGGGTCGGCGACTGGATCGAGATGCCGCAAGTCGGCGCCGATGGCGATGTGGTGGACATCACGCTGCACACGGTCAAGGTGCAGAACTTCGACAAGACCATCGTTTCGATTCCGACCTGGCGCCTGATGTCCGAGTCGTTCAAGAACTGGCGCGGCATGCAGCAGTCCGGTGGACGACGGATCAAGCGCAGCCTGTTCATCGACGCCAGCGGCGTGCGATTCATCCGTGATGACGAAGAGCAAAAGCTGTCCCAGGTGCACCTGCTGACCGACTACATCAGCCGCAAGCAGGCTGAACTCAAGGCCTGGAACGAAGCTCAGGGCAACGTCGCGGCAATGTCGGCCAACCGTCGGCGGATGACCAACATCGGCACCTTCCGCGCCTACGCGCTGGCGTATTTGAAAAGCCATCCGGAGGTCCAGCCGAACATGACCTGCATGGTGCGGCAGATGCAGACCACGGCGCAGGGGATTCCGCTGGAAATCTATTGCTTCACCCGCACCACGGCGTGGGCGGATTACGAGCGGATTCAGGGGGATATTTTCGATTATCTGCTGGCGGTGCTGCCGGAGTTTGGCTTGAGCCTTTATCAGCAGCCGAGTGGCGGGGATCTGCGGGCCGGGTTGCTCCCGGCGATGCTTGGCGCAAGCCACATCCCCGAACCCGAAAAACACATCATGTAA